The Magnolia sinica isolate HGM2019 chromosome 10, MsV1, whole genome shotgun sequence genome includes a window with the following:
- the LOC131258224 gene encoding uncharacterized protein LOC131258224 isoform X5: protein MGKNSELVVHLEETERDKSKKIPSEETIKKAIKKRASYFRDNSETITLSGARRLLEEDLKLEKNVLDAYKSFISKQLDEVLQSPEVVESMNGFKKKGPKKASDSNVRRGSSKGSGKVSRRDGSSDSSDVSSSGEEGVEEQLVKQKKQAVKKVAARNIERQKKRKRSTKERKPSRNEKNNPVKSAAEKGSDTDEGGNSSEDGKSQSSAEEPVKKKRETSTQVYGKRVEHLKSIIKACRLSIPPPVYKRAKQAPENKREAHLIKELEEILRKEGLSSNPSEKEIKEVKKQKERAKQGIDMSNIVSSSRRRSTSNFIIPPPKPRLAVEKNDGGDGGGRDDEEVTDDEESESEGTSEEIKHVKKQKKRAKLGIDMSNIVSSSRRRSTSNFIIPPPKPRLAVEINDGGGGGDEEDTDDEESESEGASEEIKHVKKQKKRAKLGIDMSNIVSSSRRRSTSNFIIPPPQPRLAVEKNDGGAAGGGDEEDTDDEGSESEGASEEIKDVKKQKKRAKLGIDMSNIVSSSRRRSTSNFIIPPPKPRLVVEKNGGVGGSGGDDDDEEDTDDEESESEGACEGLMLHAGASSTSAQQSNTRELVEFNQVGQLVGENAASFSTFLGQLTREHCPIRYADWRSIPGAVKDKLWSMIRGVYEVDEKHKEKVLQKMNLSLRKWKCQLRKHFDKFDQVAERKRNCPKGVTQEEWDSFVDVESTEQSISRREKGKASRKEMKGPHTTGRRGAARTAEKMRKENPDTIITRTDLYMATHTRSDGSYPTQKLSVTMERIKSIIANDPASKQRDLDHDPVAQVCGRDSKGLVRGLGGGVSKTTIMASTPFMEEAQTERSARMSLASKTEATMTEMLKRLDEEKAFRMSLEQQLADIRQQIACQGQHVHCCPERTASQAYHQSGDASSLQDDSTPSPRTVQICRFLVGD from the exons GACAATTACTTTGTCAGGAGCTCGTCGACTTTTAGAGGAAGATCTCAAGCTTGAGAAAAATGTTCTTGATGCCTATAAAAGTTTCATAAGCAAGCAGCTTGATGAG GTTCTGCAATCTCCTGAGGTTGTTGAATCCATGAATGGATTTAAGAAAAAAGGTCCAAAGAAAGCCTCCGATAGCAACGTTAGACGTGGAAGTAGCAAGGGCTCTGGAAAAGTCAGTAGAAGAGATGGCAGTTCAGATTCCTCAGATGTAAGTTCCAGTGGTGAGGAGGGTGTTGAGGAACAACTGGTCAAACAAAAAAAGCAAGCTGTGAAAAAGGTAGCAGCAAGGAATATTGAAAGACAGAAAAAGCGCAAAAGATCTACAAAAGAAAGAAAGCCATCTCGCAATGAGAAGAACAATCCAGTGAAGTCAGCAGCAGAGAAAGGCAGCGATACTGACGAAGGTGGAAATTCCTCTGAAGATGGTAAATCTCAATCATCTGCTGAAGAGCCTGTCAAG AAGAAAAGAGAAACTTCCACTCAGGTTTATGGAAAACGTGTAGAACACCTAAAGTCAATAATCAAAGCTTGCAGGTTGAG TATCCCCCCACCAGTTTACAAGAGGGCCAAGCAGGCTCCTGAGAATAAACGTGAGGCACATTTGATAAAGGAGTTGGAGGAGATTCTTAGGAAGGAGGGGTTGTCTTCAAATCCTTCTGAAAAAG AAATCAAAGAGGTCAAGAAGCAGAAGGAAAGAGCAAAGCAGGGCATTGACATGAGTAACATTGTATCAAGTTCTCGCCGAAGGTCCACATCCAATTTCATTATTCCTCCCCCAAAGCCCAGGTTAGCAGTTGAAAAAAatgatggtggtgatggtggtggtcgTGATGATGAGGAAGTTACTGACGATGAAGAGAGTGAAAGCGAAGGCACGAGTGAAG AAATCAAACATGTCAAGAAGCAGAAGAAAAGAGCAAAGCTGGGCATTGACATGAGTAACATAGTCTCAAGTTCTCGCCGAAGGTCCACATCCAATTTCATTATTCCTCCCCCAAAGCCCAGGTTAGCAGTTGAAataaatgatggtggtggtggtggtgatgaggaAGATACTGACGATGAAGAGAGTGAAAGTGAAGGCGCGAGTGAAG AAATCAAACATGTCAAGAAGCAGAAGAAAAGAGCAAAGCTGGGCATTGACATGAGTAACATTGTCTCAAGTTCTCGCCGAAGGTCCACATCCAATTTCATCATTCCTCCCCCACAGCCCAGGTTGGCAGTTGAAAAAAATGATGGTGGTGCTGCTGGTGGTGGTGACGAGGAAGATACTGATGATGAAGGGAGTGAAAGTGAAGGCGCGAGTGAAG AAATCAAAGATGTCAAGAAGCAGAAGAAAAGAGCAAAGCTGGGCATTGACATGAGTAACATTGTCTCAAGTTCTCGCCGAAGGTCCACATCCAACTTCATTATTCCTCCCCCAAAGCCCAGGTTGGTTGTTGAAAAAAATGGTGGtgttggtggtagtggtggtgatgatgatgacgagGAAGATACTGATGATGAAGAGAGTGAAAGCGAAGGCGCGTGTGAAG GACTTATGTTGCATGCAGGAGCTTCTTCGACTTCTGCCCAACAAAGCAACACAAGGGAGTTAGTTGAATTCAATCAAGTTGGGCAGCTGGTTGGAGAAAACGCAGCTTCATTCTCCACATTTTTAGGGCAACTGACCAGGGAACACTGTCCAATTAGGTACGCTGATTGGCGCAGTATACCTGGTGCAGTTAAGGATAAATTATGGTCTATGATTAGG GGTGTATACGAGGTCGATGAGAAGCACAAAGAGAAGGTCCTTCAAAAAATGAACCTCTCCCTGAGGAAGTGGAAGTGCCAATTGAGAAAGCATTTTGATAAGTTTGATCAAGTTGCCGAGAGAAAAAGAAATTGTCCCAAAGGTGTGACACAAGAAGAGTGGGACAGTTTTGTTGATGTAGAGTCCACGGAACAGTCAATCAGTCGTCGTGAAAAGGGTAAGGCTTCCAGAAAAGAGATGAAAGGCCCTCACACGACTGGTAGAAGAGGAGCTGCTAGGACGGCAGAGAAAATG CGAAAGGAAAATCCAGATACTATCATCACCAGAACAGACTTGTATATGGCCACCCATACTAGATCCGATGGGTCTTACCCGACACAAAAGCTGAGCGTCACAATG GAAAGAATAAAATCGATAATTGCCAATGACCCTGCTAGTAAACAGAGGGATTTAGACCACGACCCAGTTGCACAG GTTTGTGGTCGTGATAGCAAGGGACTTGTTAGGGGCCTAGGTGGGGGTGTTTCTAAGACCACCATTATGGCTTCGACTCCCTTCATGGAAGAAGCTCAAACAGAGAGGAGTGCACGTATGTCCCTTGCATCCAAAACGGAAGCAACAATGACTGAAATGCTAAAGAGATTGGACGAGGAAAAGGCATTTCGTATGAGCTTGGAGCAACAGTTGGCTGACATTAGGCAGCAGATTGCTTGTCAAGGTCAACACGTGCACTGCTGCCCCGAGAGAACCGCATCTCAG GCCTACCATCAATCCGGTGATGCCTCGAGTCTTCAAGACGACTCAACCCCATCTCCACGGACGGTACAGATTTGCCGTTTCCTAGTGGGTGACTGA